One segment of Triticum aestivum cultivar Chinese Spring chromosome 2A, IWGSC CS RefSeq v2.1, whole genome shotgun sequence DNA contains the following:
- the LOC123184985 gene encoding dolichyl-diphosphooligosaccharide--protein glycosyltransferase subunit 4A-like, which translates to MFDDQDLGFFTNFLGIFIFVLVHFVMEDPKYDN; encoded by the coding sequence ATGTTTGACGACCAAGACCTGGGTTTCTTCACCAACttcctgggcatcttcatctttGTGTTGGTCCACTTTGTGATGGAGGACCCGAAGTACGACAACTGA